The following proteins are encoded in a genomic region of Glycine max cultivar Williams 82 chromosome 18, Glycine_max_v4.0, whole genome shotgun sequence:
- the LOC102668917 gene encoding polyvinylalcohol dehydrogenase isoform X2, whose translation MRPPKYSMHLDLRLLLFYVVHAVVMVFAANSDGPRHQSQDWLNHGGDLFNRRYAYKERKISPKTAPNLRLKWKFYAGRDITATPAIYDGTLYFPSWNGNIYAVKEADGSLVWKQSLQKLTGLKAPDGLVENVNSTVSRSTPTVAGDLLIIGVYGPAAVIALKRKTGELVWKTILDYHPAALITMSGTYYNRGYYVGTSSLESLVPLEKCCTFRGSFVKLNPRSGAIYWRTYTLPDNKNTKGEYAGAAIWGSSPSIDVERNLVYIGTGNLYSAPLRIQQCRERQLNQTQPTQQDECVEPDNHSNSILALDLDSGKIIWYRQFGGYDVSILPCSDTSTPSPDCPPLGDKPDIDFGEAPMMLTIYINRTKKDIVVAVQKSGFAWALDRNNGNLIWYKEVDHGVQQLMKRGFTPTLSILMPKISLLHHQIRLQQLVGGWQWMPTMVEFYGQQLTPVIALLMALLVLQMKLPLLDPRIEWDTYMQLMP comes from the exons ATGAGACCACCTAAATACAGCATGCACTTGGATCTTCGTTTGCTGTTATTTTATGTCGTTCATGCTGTAGTAATGGTCTTTGCAGCAAACTCTGAT GGGCCTAGGCATCAATCACAAGACTGGTTAAACCACGGTGGAGATTTGTTCAACAGGCGATATGCTTACAAAGAGCGTAAGATTAGCCCCAAAACAGCACCGAACCTACGTTTGAAGTGGAAATTCTATGCAGGCAGAGACATCACTGCAACACCAGCCATATATGATGGTACCCTTTATTTTCCAAGCTGGAATGGAAACATCTATGCAGTTAAAGAAGCCGATGGATCACTTGTTTGGAAGCAGAGCTTGCAGAAATTGACAGGTCTGAAAGCACCTGATGGCCTTGTTGAGAATGTAAATTCGACAGTGTCACGGTCAACTCCCACAGTGGCTGGGGATTTACTGATAATTGGTGTCTATGGCCCTGCTGCTGTTATTGCACTCAAAAGAAAAACCGGTGAGCTTGTGTGGAAGACCATTTTGGATTACCATCCTGCAGCACTCATCACCATGTCTGGAACGTACTACAACAG AGGTTAttatgttggaacatcttcactGGAGTCTCTTGTACCCCTTGAGAAATGCTGCACATTCCGTGGAAGTTTTGTAAAACTTAATCCTCGATCTGGTGCCATCTACTGGAGGACGTATACGTTACCAgataacaaaaacacaaaaggagAATATGCAGGAGCTGCCATTTGGGGAAGCAGCCCTTCCATTGATGTTGAAAGAAACCTCGTCTATATTGGCACTGGGAACCTCTATTCTGCCCCGTTGCGCATACAACAGTGTCGAGAGAGACAACTTAATCAAACTCAGCCTACTCAACAAGACGAGTGTGTTGAACCAGACAACCACTCCAATTCAATCTTAGCCCTTGATTTGGATTCTGGGAAAATCATATGGTACCGCCAGTTTGGAGGCTACGATGTATCAATCTTACCATGTAGTGATACTTCAACACCCAGTCCTGATTGTCCTCCTCTAGGAGACAAACCAGATATTGATTTTGGGGAAGCACCAATGATGTTGACCATATACATAAATCGAACCAAGAAAGATATTGTTGTTGCGGTCCAGAAAAGTGGCTTTGCATGGGCTTTAGATCGGAATAATGGCAACCTCATTTGGTATAAG GAGGTGGATCATGGGGTGCAGCAACTGATGAAAAGAGGATTTACACCAACATTGTCAATTCTGATGCCAAAAATTTCACTCTTGCACCATCAAATAAGATTACAACAGCTGGTGGGTGGGTGGCAATGGATGCCAACAATGGTAGAGTTCTATGGTCAACAGCTAACCCCGGTAATAGCACTGCTTATGGCCCTGTTAGTATTGCAAATGAAGTTGCCTTTGCTGGATCCGCGGATAGAATGGGATACATATATGCAATTGATGCCATGA
- the LOC100780402 gene encoding WRKY transcription factor 72A gives MSKMSSPNGPEIEEKRVTKEDKFKSAKTEMGEVKEENERLKMMLERVEKDYHSLQLRFFDILHKDVSKKGLAVSSTSLDHETAEPELVSLCLGRSPMEPKKELARIGYSNKPKEEDVGPNLTLGLDSKHLLSMEVVSDLSPTNSSEEPKEVEAEGTNQSAKVINVNDDVSDQMPAKRARVSVRARCDTPTMNDGCQWRKYGQKIAKGNPCPRAYYRCTVAPTCPVRKQVQRCAEDLSILITTYEGTHNHPLAVSATAMASTTSAAASMLLSGSSTSHLTSHNSASFGNAPTTLLNGVSFSHQFDELRAKQMLSPPNHVSPNLFSTITLDMTSSASNSSSSTQFHHRLPSTIASISNPKFSPASLSFCSQDNNFIPSIWGKGGDTSTTPIDKIPMTRPVIKGNQYFQENFYQQSITKQTPSKEALAETITKAISTDPSLRSVIAAAVSSIVGNGSSSGNQEESDNVLGSGLNLKLGEHFQLASPNPLNQNRKECLTSYFKSLSSKNSEAGSFIFLQPPLPFSFSKSSTNQVNHYVQEMNSHH, from the exons ATGTCAAAAATGTCTAGCCCCAATGGTCCAGAGATAGAAGAGAAGAGAGTTACAAAG GAAGATAAATTCAAATCTGCTAAAACTGAAATGGGTGAGGTGAAGGAAGAAAATGAGAGATTGAAGATGATGCTGGAAAGAGTAGAAAAGGACTATCACTCCCTTCAACTCCGTTTCTTTGACATCCTTCACAAAGATGTTTCAAAGAAGGGTTTAGCTGTTTCATCTACTTCCCTTGATCATGAAACTGCAGAGCCTGAGCTTGTGTCACTTTGCCTTGGAAGGAGTCCAATGGAGCCTAAGAAAGAATTAGCAAGAATTGGATACTCCAACAaaccaaaagaagaagacgtTGGACCCAACCTTACTCTTGGATTAGACTCCAAACACCTTTTGTCAATGGAGGTTGTGTCTGATTTGAGTCCCACGAATAGCTCAGAAGAACCAAAGGAAGTAGAAGCTGAGGGAACAAATCAATCAGCAAAAGTGATAAATGTAAATGATGACGTTTCAGATCAAATGCCAGCCAAGAGAGCCAGGGTATCTGTGAGAGCAAGATGTGATACTCCCACG ATGAATGATGGATGCCAGTGGAGGAAATATGGACAGAAGATAGCAAAGGGAAATCCATGTCCAAGGGCATACTATCGTTGCACAGTTGCACCAACATGTCCAGTCAGGAAGCAG GTGCAAAGGTGTGCTGAGGACTTGTCCATCTTAATCACCACATATGAAGGAACACACAACCACCCTCTTGCAGTTTCAGCCACAGCCATGGCTTCAACCACTTCAGCTGCTGCTTCCATGCTGTTGTCAGGTTCTTCAACATCTCACCTTACAAGCCACAATTCTGCATCTTTTGGAAATGCTCCTACCACACTACTCAATGGTGTGAGTTTCAGTCATCAGTTTGATGAACTAAGAGCCAAACAAATGTTGTCACCACCAAACCATGTCTCACCAAATCTGTTTTCAACAATCACTTTAGACATGACTTCTTCAGCTTCTAATTCCTCCTCATCAACTCAATTCCATCATCGCTTACCTTCGACGATAGCTTCAATTTCAAACCCAAAATTTTCTCCAGCTAGTCTCAGCTTTTGTTCCCAAGATAATAACTTCATACCATCCATTTGGGGTAAGGGGGGTGACACTTCCACAACACCAATTGACAAAATCCCCATGACTAGGCCAGTTATCAAGGGAAATCAATATTTCCAAGAAAATTTCTATCAACAAAGCATAACAAAGCAAACTCCTTCCAAAGAAGCTTTGGCAGAAACAATAACAAAGGCAATCAGCACAGACCCGAGTCTTCGTTCAGTAATAGCTGCTGCAGTTTCATCAATAGTGGGGAATGGATCAAGCAGTGGGAACCAAGAGGAATCAGACAATGTTCTTGGTTCAGGGTTGAACTTAAAACTTGGGGAGCATTTTCAATTGGCTTCACCCAATCCCTTGAACCAGAATAGGAAAGAATGCTTAACAAGCTACTTCAAAAGTTTGTCCTCAAAGAATTCTGAGGCAGGAagcttcatttttctccaaccACCATTGCCATTTTCTTTCTCCAAGAGTAGCACAAATCAGGTCAACCattatgttcaagaaatgaaCTCACATCATTag
- the LOC102668917 gene encoding polyvinylalcohol dehydrogenase isoform X1 — protein MRPPKYSMHLDLRLLLFYVVHAVVMVFAANSDGPRHQSQDWLNHGGDLFNRRYAYKERKISPKTAPNLRLKWKFYAGRDITATPAIYDGTLYFPSWNGNIYAVKEADGSLVWKQSLQKLTGLKAPDGLVENVNSTVSRSTPTVAGDLLIIGVYGPAAVIALKRKTGELVWKTILDYHPAALITMSGTYYNRGYYVGTSSLESLVPLEKCCTFRGSFVKLNPRSGAIYWRTYTLPDNKNTKGEYAGAAIWGSSPSIDVERNLVYIGTGNLYSAPLRIQQCRERQLNQTQPTQQDECVEPDNHSNSILALDLDSGKIIWYRQFGGYDVSILPCSDTSTPSPDCPPLGDKPDIDFGEAPMMLTIYINRTKKDIVVAVQKSGFAWALDRNNGNLIWYKKAGPYGLAGGGSWGAATDEKRIYTNIVNSDAKNFTLAPSNKITTAGGWVAMDANNGRVLWSTANPGNSTAYGPVSIANEVAFAGSADRMGYIYAIDAMSGKILWSYKTGASVYGGMSISNGCIYVGHGYNVAYGYSLNLTSGKFLFAFCV, from the exons ATGAGACCACCTAAATACAGCATGCACTTGGATCTTCGTTTGCTGTTATTTTATGTCGTTCATGCTGTAGTAATGGTCTTTGCAGCAAACTCTGAT GGGCCTAGGCATCAATCACAAGACTGGTTAAACCACGGTGGAGATTTGTTCAACAGGCGATATGCTTACAAAGAGCGTAAGATTAGCCCCAAAACAGCACCGAACCTACGTTTGAAGTGGAAATTCTATGCAGGCAGAGACATCACTGCAACACCAGCCATATATGATGGTACCCTTTATTTTCCAAGCTGGAATGGAAACATCTATGCAGTTAAAGAAGCCGATGGATCACTTGTTTGGAAGCAGAGCTTGCAGAAATTGACAGGTCTGAAAGCACCTGATGGCCTTGTTGAGAATGTAAATTCGACAGTGTCACGGTCAACTCCCACAGTGGCTGGGGATTTACTGATAATTGGTGTCTATGGCCCTGCTGCTGTTATTGCACTCAAAAGAAAAACCGGTGAGCTTGTGTGGAAGACCATTTTGGATTACCATCCTGCAGCACTCATCACCATGTCTGGAACGTACTACAACAG AGGTTAttatgttggaacatcttcactGGAGTCTCTTGTACCCCTTGAGAAATGCTGCACATTCCGTGGAAGTTTTGTAAAACTTAATCCTCGATCTGGTGCCATCTACTGGAGGACGTATACGTTACCAgataacaaaaacacaaaaggagAATATGCAGGAGCTGCCATTTGGGGAAGCAGCCCTTCCATTGATGTTGAAAGAAACCTCGTCTATATTGGCACTGGGAACCTCTATTCTGCCCCGTTGCGCATACAACAGTGTCGAGAGAGACAACTTAATCAAACTCAGCCTACTCAACAAGACGAGTGTGTTGAACCAGACAACCACTCCAATTCAATCTTAGCCCTTGATTTGGATTCTGGGAAAATCATATGGTACCGCCAGTTTGGAGGCTACGATGTATCAATCTTACCATGTAGTGATACTTCAACACCCAGTCCTGATTGTCCTCCTCTAGGAGACAAACCAGATATTGATTTTGGGGAAGCACCAATGATGTTGACCATATACATAAATCGAACCAAGAAAGATATTGTTGTTGCGGTCCAGAAAAGTGGCTTTGCATGGGCTTTAGATCGGAATAATGGCAACCTCATTTGGTATAAG aaAGCTGGACCCTACGGCCTTGCAGGAGGTGGATCATGGGGTGCAGCAACTGATGAAAAGAGGATTTACACCAACATTGTCAATTCTGATGCCAAAAATTTCACTCTTGCACCATCAAATAAGATTACAACAGCTGGTGGGTGGGTGGCAATGGATGCCAACAATGGTAGAGTTCTATGGTCAACAGCTAACCCCGGTAATAGCACTGCTTATGGCCCTGTTAGTATTGCAAATGAAGTTGCCTTTGCTGGATCCGCGGATAGAATGGGATACATATATGCAATTGATGCCATGAGTGGGAAAATTTTATGGTCCTATAAAACTGGAGCCAGTGTCTATGGAGGCATGTCAATCAGCAATGGGTGCATATATGTAGGTCATGGATACAATGTTGCTTATGGGTATTCCTTGAACTTAACGAGTGGAAAGTTTCTCTTTGCCTTCTGTGTCTAA
- the LOC102669135 gene encoding polyvinylalcohol dehydrogenase, whose product MAPPKYSMNLALCFLLFCVHAIVLIFAASSDGHGHESQDWLNHGGDLFNRRYAYKEHKISPKTAPNLRLKWKFFAGRDISATPAIYDGTLYFPSWDGNIYAVNKANGLLVWKQNLQKLTGINATGGVRSLNWTVSRSTPTVAGDDLMIINVYGPAVVICVKRTNGKLVWKTTLDYHPEALVTMSGTYYKGYYYVGISSQESLLPKEQCCISRGSFVKLSARSGETLWRTYMLPDNNNRRGEYAGAAIWGSSPSIDVKRNHVYIATGNLYSAPLHILQCRERQNNRTEPTQPDECIEPENHSNSILALDLDSGKIIWYCQLGGYDVWTLDCNNASTPNCPPRGLRQDADFGEAPMMLTTYINQTKKDIVVAVQKSGYAWALDRNNGNIIWSTEAGPGGLTGGGTWGAATDGKTVYTNIVNSDAKNFTLAPSNVITTAGGWVAMDARNGRVLWSTANPSNSTANGPVSVANEVVFAGSADRLGYIYAIDAKSGKILWSYKTGASVYGGMSISNGCIYVGHGYSVGLVFSYTGGTKLFAFCIV is encoded by the exons ATGGCACCGCCTAAATACAGCATGAACTTGGCTctttgttttctattattttgtgTCCATGCGATAGTATTAATCTTTGCCGCAAGTTCTGAT GGGCATGGACACGAATCACAAGACTGGTTAAACCATGGTGGAGATTTATTCAACAGAAGATATGCTTACAAAGAGCATAAGATCAGCCCCAAAACAGCACCGAACCTACGATTGAAGTGGAAATTCTTTGCAGGAAGAGACATTAGTGCAACACCAGCCATATATGATGGTACCCTTTATTTTCCAAGCTGGGATGGTAACATCTATGCAGTTAATAAAGCGAATGGATTGCTTGTTTGGAAGCAGAACTTGCAGAAACTGACAGGTATAAATGCAACTGGCGGTGTTCGCAGTCTGAATTGGACCGTGTCAAGGTCAACTCCCACAGTGGCTGGGGAtgatttaatgataattaaTGTGTATGGCCCTGCTGTTGTTATTTGTGTCAAAAGAACAAATGGTAAGCTTGTGTGGAAGACCACTTTGGATTACCATCCTGAAGCACTCGTCACCATGTCTGGAACATATTACAAAGG ATATTACTATGTTGGAATATCATCACAGGAATCACTTCTACCCAAAGAGCAATGCTGCATATCTCGTGGAAGTTTTGTAAAACTTAGTGCTCGATCTGGTGAAACGTTGTGGAGGACTTATATGTTGCCAGATAACAATAACAGAAGAGGAGAATATGCAGGAGCTGCCATTTGGGGAAGCAGCCCGTCCATTGACGTTAAAAGAAACCATGTCTATATTGCCACCGGCAATCTCTATTCTGCTCCATTACACATACTTCAGTGTCGTGAGAGACAAAATAATCGAACTGAACCTACTCAACCAGACGAGTGTATCGAACCAGAAAACCACTCCAATTCTATATTAGCCCTTGATTTGGATTCTGGGAAGATCATTTGGTACTGCCAGTTAGGAGGATATGATGTATGGACTTTAGATTGTAACAATGCTTCAACTCCTAATTGTCCTCCCCGAGGTCTCCGGCAAGATGCTGATTTTGGGGAGGCACCAATGATGTTGACAACATATATAAATCAAACCAAGAAAGATATAGTTGTTGCGGTCCAAAAAAGTGGTTATGCCTGGGCTTTAGATCGCAACAATGGTAACATCATTTGGTCTacg gAAGCTGGGCCGGGCGGGCTTACTGGAGGTGGAACATGGGGTGCAGCAACTGATGGAAAAACAGTTTACACAAATATTGTCAATTCTGATGCCAAAAATTTTACTCTTGCACCATCAAATGTGATTACAACGGCTGGTGGGTGGGTGGCAATGGATGCTAGAAATGGTAGAGTTCTTTGGTCGACAGCTAATCCTAGTAACAGCACTGCTAATGGCCCTGTTAGTGTTGCAAATGAAGTTGTCTTTGCTGGATCCGCGGATAGACTGGGATACATATATGCAATTGATGCCAAGAGTGGGAAAATTTTATGGTCCTATAAAACTGGAGCCAGTGTCTATGGTGGCATGTCAATCAGCAATGGGTGCATATACGTGGGTCATGGATACAGTGTTGGTCTTGTTTTCAGCTATACGGGTGGTACCAAACTGTTTGCCTTCTGTATTGTCTAA